AGAAACGAAAGTTCGCCTGAAAGCGGACGGAGCTATAAAGGACTACCGCAAAGTCCAGCTCAAGAAAAATGTTGCCGCAGGTCGGCCGGACCGCATCTATTTAGACCTTAAGAACGTGAGGCTTGCAAAACAAATCCCTGTCAAACAGGTAGGAACCGCTCTCGCCCGGGTCAGAACAGCTCGGAGGGGCGATGGGCTCAGAGTGGTGTTTGATTCCAGTCTTGATGAATTGTTTGCGTACACGATCAGCGAACAGCCTGACGGATTGCTTGTTACTATTCGAGAGCCAGCTGCCGCCAATGCAGTCGCTGCCGAAATAATTCCTGAGGAACAACCCGCACCTGAGCCGAATATAGTTGTTATCCCCGTTGCGGAAACAATATATCCGGAACCAAATGCCGCAGGCGACCTGATGCTGTTGATAGTCACCTCGGATTCGCCTGATCATGTCCGGGAATGGTTGCAAGCACCACCCGACGCTAAGATCGGCCTGAAACTTCTGAAAATGGCAAAACCAGGCCAGGAGATTAGTACTTCATTTCTGGTCACCGGGCTTACCCAGGACAGTGACGGAAATTTTT
The sequence above is drawn from the Pseudomonadota bacterium genome and encodes:
- a CDS encoding AMIN domain-containing protein, which gives rise to MKLTRVLSVLLALSLHLALSSSGVAFAKAKPMVLSGIEIERGDTETKVRLKADGAIKDYRKVQLKKNVAAGRPDRIYLDLKNVRLAKQIPVKQVGTALARVRTARRGDGLRVVFDSSLDELFAYTISEQPDGLLVTIREPAAANAVAAEIIPEEQPAPEPNIVVIPVAETIYPEPNAAGDLMLLIVTSDSPDHVREWLQAPPDAKIGLKLLKMAKPGQEISTSFLVTGLTQDSDGNFSYVISLTLLDPSGKPMVSQPRYAKGAGKAPAQPVFVLTEPELALILDNSDPVGEYKMIGVVQDLISNKISRSSTRITLTQ